In Bacteroidetes bacterium SB0662_bin_6, the following proteins share a genomic window:
- a CDS encoding sugar phosphate isomerase/epimerase, whose translation MPLAVFPKCFLDALCVTRTMRVEEWIDLAATLDIDGLEFYEGFTPVGDADALARLREHASGAGGLSIPMMCHSPDFTRPDPVERKEEVARQCRAIKATAALGGRYCRVLTGQRRPGLDRERTLDRVTECIRDAAACAARHGVTLILENHYKDGYWMYPEFAQDSETFLEVLDRLGDMPHFGVNYDPSNALIAGEDPIALLEAVKHRVVTMHASDRILEGGTLADLRRIETEPGMGYADILKHGVIGEGLNDYDRIFSILAEVGFDGWISIEDGDDPVHGMERLRRSVTFVRGKMLEYGVG comes from the coding sequence ATGCCGCTCGCCGTTTTCCCCAAGTGCTTTCTGGATGCGCTTTGCGTGACGCGCACCATGCGTGTCGAGGAGTGGATCGATCTTGCAGCGACGCTGGACATCGACGGGCTGGAATTCTACGAAGGATTTACGCCTGTAGGAGACGCGGACGCGCTGGCTCGGCTCCGCGAGCATGCCTCCGGTGCGGGAGGGCTTTCGATTCCCATGATGTGCCATTCTCCGGATTTCACCCGACCCGATCCCGTGGAGCGCAAGGAGGAGGTCGCCCGGCAGTGCCGCGCCATCAAAGCGACCGCGGCCCTCGGAGGCCGCTATTGCCGCGTGCTCACGGGGCAGCGCCGGCCGGGGCTCGACCGCGAGCGCACGCTGGACAGGGTGACCGAATGCATCCGGGATGCCGCCGCTTGCGCCGCCCGGCACGGCGTGACGCTGATTCTGGAGAACCACTACAAGGACGGGTACTGGATGTACCCCGAATTCGCGCAGGACAGCGAAACCTTTCTGGAAGTGCTGGACCGCCTTGGAGACATGCCCCATTTCGGCGTGAACTACGATCCGTCCAATGCGCTGATTGCCGGGGAAGACCCGATCGCCTTACTCGAAGCCGTGAAGCACCGGGTCGTAACCATGCATGCCAGCGACCGGATACTCGAGGGGGGTACGCTGGCGGACCTGCGCCGGATCGAAACTGAGCCGGGCATGGGCTATGCGGACATTCTGAAGCACGGAGTGATCGGCGAGGGCCTCAACGACTACGACCGCATCTTTTCCATTCTGGCGGAGGTGGGTTTCGACGGCTGGATATCCATTGAGGACGGCGACGATCCAGTCCATGGTATGGAACGCTTGCGCCGGTCCGTTACGTTCGTGCGCGGAAAGATGCTGGAATACGGAGTGGGGTGA
- a CDS encoding SDR family oxidoreductase has protein sequence MGQLVRDKVILVTGSTTGIGESTARRIVAEGGQVMIHGRNADRAAALAEELGEAAAFSLGDLQDPAAPGRLVESTVERFGRLDALVNNAALLTRSNIDNAAADLFDRQVAVNLRAPLLLSQAAVAQFRKQGGGGHILNVGSINALGGERNLLVYSMTKGGLMTMTRNLSAYLASEGIRVNQINAGWTLTENEKRIKVQDGSEEGWWENIPPEHAPSGRIFAPEEAAAHIVFWLSDQAGPVNGSVFEIEQWPLVGQNASK, from the coding sequence ATGGGACAACTCGTCAGGGATAAAGTCATTCTCGTTACCGGCTCGACGACGGGCATCGGAGAATCCACGGCCCGCCGCATCGTGGCCGAGGGCGGTCAGGTGATGATTCATGGCCGGAACGCTGACCGCGCCGCTGCGCTCGCGGAGGAACTGGGGGAGGCCGCCGCGTTTTCGCTGGGCGATTTGCAGGATCCTGCGGCGCCGGGGCGTCTTGTCGAGTCTACTGTCGAGCGTTTTGGCCGTCTGGATGCGCTCGTCAACAACGCGGCGCTTCTTACGCGCTCCAATATCGACAATGCGGCCGCCGACCTCTTTGACCGGCAAGTCGCCGTGAACCTGCGGGCGCCTCTTCTTCTGAGCCAGGCCGCCGTGGCGCAGTTCAGGAAGCAGGGCGGCGGCGGGCATATTCTGAATGTGGGATCCATCAATGCGCTGGGCGGCGAACGGAACCTGCTGGTCTATTCCATGACGAAAGGCGGGCTGATGACAATGACCCGCAACCTGTCCGCGTATCTGGCGAGCGAGGGGATCCGCGTCAACCAGATCAACGCGGGATGGACGCTCACCGAAAACGAGAAGAGGATCAAGGTGCAGGACGGCTCCGAAGAAGGCTGGTGGGAAAATATACCCCCCGAGCATGCCCCGTCCGGCCGCATTTTCGCTCCCGAAGAGGCGGCGGCGCACATCGTGTTCTGGCTTTCGGATCAGGCGGGGCCCGTCAACGGCTCCGTCTTCGAAATCGAACAGTGGCCGCTCGTGGGACAGAATGCATCCAAGTAG
- a CDS encoding alcohol dehydrogenase catalytic domain-containing protein, translating to MQAVVNHAAAPKSVELREIPVPEIGPEEVLVEVRAVGVCGSDVHQWAGAHSWPVNYPCVLGHEFSGVVARAGNAVRTFREGDRITSETAAVIDPDSPLVRQGRYHLDPSRLGFGYGVDGAMAGYVRVPERCLHGIPDELTFEQAALTEPCCVAYHAVCVQTRIRPGDHVLVLGPGPIGLLCGVMARLAGAGVVQVAGLASDTHRLAVAERLGLVPVPAEDAVEAGRALGDGLGVDVVVDAAGVSEALRTALDAVRPGGWITKVGWGKQPFGGSLDPLVQKAVTLQGSFSHYREIWERVLRLLASGRLDTSPLIDRIAPMKEWEEVFERMHERTYVKAILIP from the coding sequence ATGCAGGCCGTGGTGAATCATGCGGCGGCGCCGAAGAGCGTCGAGCTTCGCGAGATACCCGTGCCGGAGATCGGTCCCGAGGAGGTGCTTGTCGAGGTTCGGGCGGTCGGCGTATGCGGCAGCGACGTACATCAATGGGCAGGCGCGCACAGTTGGCCGGTCAACTACCCCTGCGTGCTTGGGCATGAATTCAGCGGGGTCGTGGCGCGGGCCGGAAACGCCGTGCGGACGTTCAGGGAAGGGGATCGGATCACGAGCGAAACCGCCGCCGTCATTGATCCGGATTCCCCGCTGGTGCGGCAGGGGCGGTATCATCTGGACCCCTCGCGCCTCGGTTTCGGGTACGGCGTGGACGGCGCCATGGCCGGATATGTGCGCGTACCGGAGCGCTGTCTGCATGGCATCCCGGACGAACTGACCTTCGAACAGGCGGCGCTTACGGAGCCGTGCTGTGTGGCGTATCATGCCGTCTGCGTGCAGACGCGGATTCGACCGGGAGATCATGTGCTGGTGCTCGGCCCGGGTCCCATCGGTTTGCTGTGCGGGGTCATGGCGCGGCTTGCGGGTGCAGGGGTTGTACAAGTAGCCGGTTTGGCGTCGGATACGCATCGCCTTGCCGTGGCGGAGCGGCTGGGTCTCGTTCCTGTACCCGCGGAGGATGCCGTCGAGGCGGGGCGGGCGCTCGGGGACGGTCTCGGCGTCGATGTGGTGGTGGACGCCGCAGGCGTTTCCGAAGCGCTCCGGACCGCGCTGGACGCCGTGCGGCCAGGCGGCTGGATCACCAAAGTCGGTTGGGGCAAACAGCCGTTCGGCGGCAGCCTCGATCCCCTGGTTCAAAAAGCCGTTACGTTGCAAGGCAGTTTTTCACACTACCGGGAAATCTGGGAGCGCGTGCTGCGTCTGCTTGCAAGCGGCCGCCTGGATACGTCGCCTCTCATAGATCGTATTGCGCCTATGAAGGAGTGGGAAGAGGTTTTCGAGCGCATGCACGAACGGACCTATGTAAAGGCGATCCTGATTCCCTGA
- a CDS encoding D-arabino 3-hexulose 6-phosphate aldehyde lyase, whose product MEPVVQISLDVTSIPEAVEMAEMAVRAGVDWIEAGTPLVIAEGMHGVRALRERFPDKPLVVDLKTMDGGGLEVEIMARAGATHVVVMGQAEPETVELVVRAGRKLGVEVMGDNLGMPDPVAGARLLEEMGCDYVIHHIGYDYRTLRQERGQPFETPLHRLREVVAAVDIPVQAVGGLDIEQAVQAPAWGAPIVVIGAPLAVDAHAFRAASGDVEGILREICTRVHAFGKETTGS is encoded by the coding sequence ATGGAGCCGGTCGTACAGATCTCGCTGGACGTCACGTCGATCCCGGAAGCGGTCGAGATGGCGGAGATGGCCGTACGGGCCGGCGTCGACTGGATCGAAGCAGGTACCCCGCTCGTCATTGCCGAAGGGATGCACGGCGTGCGCGCCTTGCGGGAACGGTTTCCGGACAAGCCCCTCGTGGTGGACCTGAAAACCATGGACGGAGGCGGACTCGAAGTGGAAATCATGGCCCGCGCCGGCGCGACCCATGTGGTGGTGATGGGACAGGCCGAGCCGGAAACAGTGGAACTGGTGGTGCGGGCCGGCAGGAAACTGGGCGTGGAAGTGATGGGGGATAACCTCGGGATGCCGGATCCGGTGGCCGGCGCTCGATTACTTGAGGAGATGGGCTGCGACTACGTCATTCATCATATCGGCTATGACTACCGGACGCTGCGTCAGGAGCGGGGGCAGCCTTTCGAAACGCCCCTTCACCGGTTGCGCGAAGTAGTGGCCGCCGTGGATATCCCGGTGCAGGCCGTGGGCGGACTGGATATCGAACAGGCCGTGCAGGCGCCGGCCTGGGGTGCGCCCATCGTGGTCATAGGCGCTCCGCTCGCCGTGGATGCGCATGCATTCCGGGCTGCATCCGGAGATGTGGAAGGCATTCTCCGGGAGATCTGCACGCGGGTGCATGCTTTCGGGAAAGAAACGACCGGTTCATGA
- a CDS encoding phosphofructokinase yields MRIGILTGGGDVPGLNPCIKAVAMRGMEQGNEVVGIRRGWGGLLWMNRDDQASLDKYTVELDFQTVRKIDRTGGTVLHTSRVNPGRVSPDDVPDFLKDTVDMTEEGPFDFTPHALANLKHLGIDMLVPIGGDDTLSYGERLHREGFPVVAIPKTMDNDVYGTDYCIGFGTAITRSIKFIHQLRTSTGSHERIAVIELFGRNSGQTSLISSYLAGVDRTLISEVPFDPEKLAGLIMQDKRMNPSNYAMVTISEGAYMIGGEVMESGEEDPYGHRKLGGIGEATGKALKQLTGEKIVLQSVAYLMRSGPPDALDLMVGVNYANMAMDLLGEGASGRMVALRGGVYTHIPMDEVTTGVKRVDVDELYDVDAYRPKVHHVLNKPMFLY; encoded by the coding sequence ATGAGAATCGGCATACTGACCGGGGGCGGGGACGTACCCGGCCTGAACCCCTGCATCAAGGCGGTCGCCATGCGGGGGATGGAGCAGGGAAATGAAGTGGTCGGCATCCGCCGCGGATGGGGCGGCTTGCTCTGGATGAACCGGGACGATCAGGCCAGCCTCGACAAGTACACGGTCGAACTGGATTTTCAGACCGTGCGGAAAATCGACCGGACCGGTGGCACGGTGCTGCATACGAGCCGCGTCAACCCGGGCCGCGTATCACCGGACGATGTGCCCGACTTCCTGAAGGACACGGTCGATATGACGGAAGAAGGTCCCTTCGATTTTACTCCCCATGCCCTTGCGAATCTTAAGCACCTGGGCATCGACATGCTCGTTCCCATTGGGGGAGACGATACCCTGAGCTACGGGGAGCGCCTGCACCGCGAAGGATTTCCGGTCGTGGCCATTCCCAAGACGATGGACAACGATGTATACGGCACGGATTATTGCATCGGGTTCGGGACGGCCATTACGCGGAGCATCAAATTCATTCACCAACTCCGCACCAGCACGGGTTCCCATGAGCGCATCGCCGTGATCGAGCTCTTCGGAAGAAATTCCGGGCAGACCAGCCTCATCAGTTCGTATCTCGCCGGGGTGGACCGGACGCTCATTTCAGAGGTGCCGTTCGACCCGGAAAAACTGGCGGGCCTGATCATGCAGGACAAGCGCATGAATCCCAGCAACTACGCTATGGTGACGATCAGCGAGGGCGCCTATATGATCGGCGGCGAGGTGATGGAAAGCGGAGAGGAGGACCCGTACGGGCATCGCAAACTGGGGGGCATCGGGGAAGCCACGGGGAAGGCGCTCAAACAACTCACCGGCGAAAAGATCGTACTGCAGTCCGTTGCGTACCTGATGCGGTCCGGTCCGCCGGATGCGCTCGACCTGATGGTGGGCGTCAACTACGCGAACATGGCGATGGACCTGCTTGGGGAAGGAGCCAGCGGCAGGATGGTAGCCTTGCGCGGCGGCGTGTATACGCACATTCCCATGGACGAGGTAACGACCGGCGTGAAGCGCGTGGATGTGGACGAACTCTATGACGTGGATGCGTATCGACCAAAGGTGCACCATGTGCTGAACAAGCCCATGTTTCTGTACTGA
- a CDS encoding RNA methyltransferase has product MTRLPQRRLKEIRSLAHRKYRDRYGETIAEGVRAVEAALDAGAELRTLLVSESAQGRLAERFRIPEDRVYVVSERDMRTVSAVETSQGVLAVAGIRRAAPETLASMQRVLLLDGVSDPGNAGAIIRTAAWFGIEAVVTAPDSVDAYHPKVVRASMGGVWDVEHVETPDPAGMLENLTAYGFAVYGADLEGIPVDDWTPVLPSVLVLGSEAHGISPEVRVRIAERVLIPGRMHRNEKPGAQGVESLNAAVAAGILLHAWARTA; this is encoded by the coding sequence ATGACCCGTCTTCCCCAACGCCGCCTGAAAGAAATCCGCTCGCTGGCTCACAGAAAGTACCGCGACCGGTACGGGGAAACGATTGCTGAAGGTGTACGGGCCGTAGAAGCGGCCCTCGACGCGGGGGCCGAACTGCGGACGCTACTCGTATCGGAATCGGCGCAGGGCCGCCTTGCGGAACGGTTCCGTATTCCGGAGGACCGGGTATATGTCGTGTCCGAACGGGATATGCGCACGGTATCCGCGGTCGAAACCAGCCAGGGCGTGCTGGCGGTCGCGGGCATCCGGCGGGCGGCGCCGGAGACGCTCGCATCCATGCAGCGGGTGCTATTGCTCGACGGCGTGAGCGATCCGGGGAATGCGGGGGCTATCATCCGGACAGCGGCCTGGTTTGGCATTGAGGCCGTGGTAACTGCTCCGGATTCCGTGGATGCGTACCACCCGAAGGTCGTGCGCGCCTCCATGGGTGGGGTATGGGATGTCGAGCATGTCGAAACGCCCGATCCGGCCGGGATGCTTGAGAATCTCACGGCGTACGGATTCGCCGTCTACGGCGCGGACCTCGAGGGCATTCCGGTGGATGACTGGACACCGGTGCTGCCGTCCGTTCTGGTGCTCGGCAGCGAGGCGCACGGAATTTCTCCGGAGGTTCGGGTGCGGATCGCCGAGCGGGTGCTCATTCCCGGCCGGATGCACAGGAATGAAAAACCGGGAGCGCAAGGCGTCGAGTCGCTGAATGCGGCGGTTGCTGCGGGCATCCTGCTGCACGCCTGGGCGCGGACGGCGTAA
- a CDS encoding amidohydrolase family protein has protein sequence MTLPTSSLRRSRKTSVFLFAATFALAVLAATALVPSAQAQEMQWEDYAPRSTLVVEKHEVTRAKFPFVDAHAHQWGIAEMSGEEIAAMVADMDAMNMAVMVNLSGGTGEELQAKIAATDLHAPGRFVHYANIDFETLDDPDFGEKAAAQLEEDVRQGAKGLKIYKNLGMDIFYEDGSRLKTDDPKLDPIWQKAGELGIPVLIHTADPAPFWEPQDRFNERWFELKERPRRKRDPIPSWETLMAEHWNLIARHSNTIFLSAHLGWLGNDLGRLGGLLDKMPNMYTELGAVIAELGRQPRAAKAFLTKYQDRVLMGKDSWEPSEYYVYFRIFETADEYFPYYRKRHAFWSMYGMDLPDEVLRKIYYENALKIIPGIDPTLFPDS, from the coding sequence ATGACACTTCCGACCTCTTCGCTCCGCCGTTCCCGCAAAACATCCGTCTTTCTCTTCGCCGCAACGTTCGCTTTGGCCGTGCTTGCAGCTACCGCACTCGTTCCCTCCGCACAGGCGCAGGAAATGCAATGGGAAGACTATGCGCCCCGCTCCACGCTGGTCGTCGAGAAACATGAGGTGACCCGCGCAAAATTCCCGTTTGTGGACGCCCATGCACACCAGTGGGGCATCGCCGAGATGTCCGGCGAAGAAATCGCCGCCATGGTGGCGGATATGGACGCAATGAACATGGCTGTCATGGTGAACCTCAGTGGGGGAACCGGCGAAGAACTCCAGGCGAAAATCGCCGCCACGGACCTGCATGCCCCAGGGCGCTTCGTGCATTATGCGAACATCGACTTCGAAACGCTGGACGATCCGGATTTCGGCGAGAAAGCGGCAGCCCAACTGGAAGAAGATGTACGGCAGGGCGCCAAAGGGCTGAAGATTTACAAGAACCTCGGCATGGACATCTTCTACGAGGACGGTTCGCGGCTAAAAACCGACGACCCGAAACTGGACCCCATCTGGCAGAAGGCCGGCGAACTGGGTATTCCGGTCCTCATCCATACAGCAGACCCGGCCCCGTTCTGGGAGCCGCAAGACCGCTTCAACGAGCGCTGGTTCGAGCTCAAGGAGCGCCCGCGCCGCAAACGCGATCCGATCCCTTCCTGGGAAACCCTCATGGCCGAACACTGGAACCTGATCGCCAGACACTCGAACACCATTTTCCTCAGCGCGCACCTCGGCTGGCTGGGAAACGACCTCGGACGGCTGGGCGGCCTGCTGGACAAAATGCCCAACATGTACACCGAACTCGGGGCAGTCATCGCCGAACTGGGCCGGCAGCCGCGCGCCGCGAAGGCCTTCCTGACGAAATACCAGGACCGCGTACTCATGGGCAAGGATTCGTGGGAGCCGTCCGAATACTACGTCTACTTCCGCATCTTCGAGACGGCGGACGAATACTTCCCGTATTACCGCAAGCGGCATGCTTTCTGGAGCATGTACGGCATGGATCTCCCGGACGAGGTGCTGCGGAAAATCTACTACGAAAACGCACTCAAAATCATTCCCGGAATTGACCCCACCCTCTTCCCGGACTCATGA
- a CDS encoding PQQ-binding-like beta-propeller repeat protein, giving the protein MTRFLSRLAVAAALAATLSACSEAPPRAPVGAGADWANYLGHPSSNQYSLLDQIDTENVHLLEMAWAYDTGEVSEYQSNNLIVDGVLYTATPNRKMTALNAATGEHLWTFNPDETNPFGGGMHQGGGRQRGLIYWEDEENGRIFTTKGPWLYSLDAETGKPVPSFGEGGWLHIGDRIDWEGRPNVGLNSGGYVYEGMLIFGVRVAENVPGAVIALDARTGDRVWIFHTLPRPGEFGSETWPEGYLEYTGGASDWSGIAMDTERGIVYSSTETAGPDFYGGDRYGENLFANSIIALDARTGERMWHFQFVHHDLWDMDNPTPATLLTVRHEGEWVDIVAQGTKMGLLYVFDRVTGEPLWPIEERPAPVSELPDMQAWPTQPYPTWPPPLMRQEYTLDDVSNISPEAQQLTTDLITQSGTYGSFPPPSLEQKIKFPGYDGGMEWGGSAADPDGILYVNINEIPWFYQLIPTRRPDGTPLPRGERYYRSICASCHGLDGSGDPGGGFPAVTDMGERYSREQAMTLLVQGGARMPPFDQVPEEILNAILDHLFGEKTAVEEDEEDEYVPPYAFRGFQRWLDHEGYPAIKPPWGTLNAVDLNTGEIKWTVPLGEYEELTARGIPQTGTENYGGPVVTAGGVLFIGATADEKIRAFDKETGEVLWEADLPFGGNATPSTYMVDGKQYVAISAGGGKSNRPVGGMLVAFALPDEASAETTDDTGGE; this is encoded by the coding sequence ATGACCCGCTTTCTCTCCCGTCTGGCCGTTGCTGCGGCGCTTGCCGCAACCCTGTCCGCCTGTTCGGAAGCGCCCCCGCGCGCGCCGGTGGGCGCCGGTGCGGACTGGGCAAATTATCTCGGCCACCCGAGCAGCAACCAGTATTCCCTGCTCGACCAGATCGATACGGAGAATGTCCACCTGCTGGAAATGGCGTGGGCGTACGATACGGGGGAGGTAAGCGAATACCAATCCAACAACCTCATCGTGGACGGCGTGCTGTACACGGCTACCCCGAACCGCAAGATGACGGCGCTGAACGCCGCAACGGGCGAACATCTGTGGACCTTCAATCCCGACGAAACCAATCCCTTTGGTGGCGGCATGCACCAGGGCGGCGGCCGTCAACGGGGCCTCATATACTGGGAAGACGAAGAAAACGGGCGCATCTTCACGACGAAAGGCCCCTGGCTGTACTCCCTTGACGCAGAAACAGGCAAGCCGGTCCCCTCGTTCGGCGAAGGGGGCTGGCTCCATATAGGCGACCGCATCGACTGGGAAGGCCGTCCGAACGTGGGCCTGAACTCGGGCGGTTATGTCTATGAAGGCATGCTTATTTTCGGCGTACGAGTAGCGGAAAACGTGCCCGGCGCAGTCATTGCACTCGATGCTCGGACCGGCGACCGCGTCTGGATCTTCCATACGCTGCCCCGTCCGGGGGAATTCGGGTCGGAGACGTGGCCGGAAGGCTATCTGGAATACACGGGGGGCGCCTCGGACTGGTCCGGCATCGCAATGGATACGGAGCGGGGTATCGTGTACTCTTCGACGGAAACCGCAGGCCCCGACTTCTACGGCGGCGACCGGTACGGCGAGAATCTGTTCGCCAACTCCATCATTGCACTGGACGCCCGTACCGGCGAGCGCATGTGGCACTTCCAGTTCGTCCATCACGACCTGTGGGATATGGACAACCCGACCCCGGCCACGCTGCTGACCGTCCGGCACGAGGGGGAGTGGGTAGACATCGTCGCCCAGGGCACGAAGATGGGGCTGCTGTACGTCTTCGACCGGGTTACGGGCGAGCCGCTCTGGCCGATTGAAGAACGCCCCGCCCCCGTATCGGAATTGCCGGATATGCAGGCGTGGCCCACGCAGCCCTACCCCACGTGGCCGCCGCCGCTCATGCGGCAGGAATACACGCTGGACGACGTATCGAACATCTCGCCGGAGGCTCAGCAGTTGACCACCGACCTGATCACGCAGTCCGGCACCTATGGATCGTTTCCGCCGCCGAGTCTGGAACAGAAAATCAAGTTTCCGGGATACGACGGGGGCATGGAATGGGGCGGATCGGCCGCCGACCCCGATGGCATATTGTATGTGAATATCAACGAGATACCGTGGTTCTATCAACTCATCCCGACGAGGCGCCCTGACGGCACGCCCCTGCCTCGCGGGGAACGGTACTACCGGTCAATCTGCGCGTCCTGCCACGGGCTGGACGGCAGCGGCGATCCGGGAGGAGGCTTCCCGGCGGTCACGGATATGGGGGAACGCTACAGCCGGGAGCAGGCCATGACGCTGCTCGTGCAGGGCGGCGCGCGCATGCCCCCCTTCGATCAGGTCCCCGAGGAAATTCTGAACGCGATTCTTGACCACCTGTTCGGCGAGAAAACGGCTGTGGAAGAAGACGAGGAGGACGAATATGTGCCCCCGTATGCCTTCCGGGGGTTCCAGCGCTGGCTGGATCACGAAGGCTACCCGGCCATCAAACCGCCCTGGGGCACACTGAATGCCGTCGATCTGAACACGGGCGAGATTAAATGGACCGTACCGCTCGGCGAGTACGAGGAATTGACGGCGCGCGGCATTCCGCAGACCGGTACGGAAAATTACGGCGGACCGGTCGTGACGGCGGGCGGCGTATTGTTTATCGGCGCCACCGCCGACGAGAAAATACGGGCCTTCGACAAGGAAACGGGCGAAGTGCTGTGGGAAGCCGATCTGCCTTTCGGAGGAAACGCTACGCCCAGCACCTACATGGTGGACGGGAAGCAGTATGTGGCGATTTCGGCGGGCGGCGGCAAGTCGAACCGGCCTGTTGGAGGCATGCTGGTGGCGTTTGCGCTGCCGGACGAGGCATCCGCGGAAACGACGGACGATACGGGAGGAGAATAA
- a CDS encoding ABC transporter ATP-binding protein: protein MLEAIQLTKTYNGISAVDHLNLKIEPGEIFCLLGPNGAGKTTTINLFLGFTEPDSGTATVNGLDVRQHPLETKKHLAYIPEQVMLYKNLTGLENLEYLTALAGHDHYSAVDLMDFLAQADLPEEAATRPVSTYSKGMRQKVGIAIALAKQAGALLLDEPTSGLDPSASFEFSQLLQGLREKGVAVLMATHDLFRAVDVGTRVGIMRHGKLVEMLTTDELKHPDLEKLYLKHMRGEIVAA from the coding sequence ATGCTGGAAGCGATTCAATTGACCAAGACCTACAACGGCATCTCTGCCGTCGATCACTTGAACTTGAAGATTGAGCCTGGCGAAATCTTCTGTCTGCTTGGGCCGAACGGGGCCGGCAAGACCACCACCATCAACCTCTTTCTCGGCTTTACCGAGCCGGATTCCGGCACGGCGACGGTCAACGGGCTCGATGTCCGTCAGCATCCGCTCGAAACGAAAAAGCACTTGGCCTACATCCCCGAGCAGGTGATGCTCTACAAGAATCTTACGGGCCTGGAAAACCTGGAATATCTGACGGCGCTGGCCGGGCACGATCACTACAGCGCCGTCGACCTGATGGATTTTCTGGCACAGGCCGATCTGCCCGAGGAGGCCGCCACCCGGCCTGTCTCAACCTATTCGAAGGGGATGCGCCAGAAGGTCGGAATCGCCATCGCGCTTGCCAAGCAGGCCGGTGCTCTGCTGCTTGATGAGCCGACATCCGGCCTGGATCCGTCTGCATCCTTCGAGTTCTCCCAATTGCTGCAGGGGCTCCGAGAAAAGGGGGTGGCGGTGCTGATGGCTACGCACGACCTGTTTCGCGCCGTCGACGTAGGCACGCGCGTTGGCATCATGCGCCACGGTAAGCTCGTGGAGATGCTCACCACTGACGAACTCAAGCATCCGGACCTGGAGAAACTATACCTGAAGCACATGCGCGGCGAGATCGTCGCCGCCTGA